The Dreissena polymorpha isolate Duluth1 chromosome 4, UMN_Dpol_1.0, whole genome shotgun sequence region aattaacttaaatatttttagTGGCATACACACCATCATAGTCTGCTTCGTTAACCAATTCATAACTTACCATGCGTGCGTGGAAACGAAACAAAATATATACTAATCCTGAATGTAATAGGTATAAATTGCGCATACTCATAATTATACTCGCTATTGTAAGTACTATCTACTGATTCACATCCTCAATCATCGATATcattcatgatgatgatgatgagtgattaatgatgatggtggtggtggtcatgatgatgatggtggtggtggtgatgataatgatgatggtggtgttgatgatgatggtggtggtgatgagtatgatgatgatgatgatgatgatgatgatgatgatgatgatgatgatgatgatgacgacgacgacgacgttgatgatgttgttgatgatgatgatgatgatgatgatgatgatgtcagatgatgatgatgatttagtCGCCCGTCTAATTCATTAGCCTACACTAAGCCCCACTCACGTGCCGGTCTCGCCCAGCGGCATGTCAAACACGTGGTTGCCATGACACGTGAGGCCAGAGGAACACGGGCACCGGAACACAGTGCCGTTAGGTTTGCCGGATCCGTAGCGCACCAAACAGCCTAAAGTGATTCTTAAACTTAGGCGCTGCATATATTCACATACAGGTTTAAGCATCTTTTCTACTAGTTTTGTAACAGATGAATATGTGAACAAAAGATAAACGACATAACTAATTATCGTCAAATACCTCTGTTAAACAGATTTTCTGGACATAAACATAGGCAAAATGCATTCACATAATCGGATGGAAATCTAAGGCAGTAATACGAGCATTGCATGTCTGTTTACGTAACCAATAATTGCAGACGATTTTTGATACAAAGTCCAAAAACTTATTAACATTCCTGCACGGGTATATTCATCATTTTGTACATGTAGTCATTGCGTGATTAAAGGTTGTCTTAATTAATTGGCCACACGTGtaaacattaaagggaccttctcacagattttggcatgtattgaagtttgtaattacaTGCTttatcttgataaatgtaaacattggatctaaaaagcgaCTGTAAAatcacaataataaaataaaagaaagaaaaaaggtaacgctcaactgggctcgaaccactgacgcctggagtaaaagtctattgcttaaaccactcggccatctatGCTCATTCAATGAGTTATGTATTATATACTTCAAaaatgcaatcctcgtagtatcacaaaatacgccgacaacaacagaactcttcaaataattcaatcgtttcgcgatgttgctttataattttccggtttttaaatcgtcaaaagatgcataaaatggatattttagagctttgtaaatgttcagtactaccGTTTCCTCACATCATAACTACattgaaaatttgcgaatctgaaacctgttttgtttgtcaatttatcaaaacgtgcaaaGACCTCTTTAAAAGCTTTACAGAGTTGTGTAACATATTCAAGTATAGGTATGATTACCAGACCCGTCCAATCCCATAGACTGACAGTGGGCGTATCCCATAGTCAGAGAACGCTTTCCGATGGGTCGATCATCATTGACGCAACACTCGTTGTCGCTGCAGTCCGCACCGGAAGCGCATGGTTGGTGAAGCGTCGACGTCACCGTGACTGCCGCAACCTGGCAGGTCCCTGTAGACGAGATTTAAGTGAGGCATTTGAATTTTGGGTTTGTGCACAAGTTGTTGTGTGTTCgtgttattgtttttactttataAGTTGAAATAGTAAAAGAAGCATTCTTTTCAATTGATTGCATGAATCCGAAACTACACATGAACAATAAAATGCCACCATCGAAAATCCCCGAAGTAAAGCAGTGAATGGAAAGCGGATTGTGATTTCTTAAACACGAGGGTTTGTGGATTATTTAGTTCCATATCCCAAGCTAAATGAACTGACGTATGGTTAAACAGGCCACACATTGGGATTTGGAAAATATGTGTGAATACTTACATTAGGTTTTGAATATACTTAAAAACACCTCTGAAggcaaaatacacacacatttacACACACAATGTCCGATATACGAACAGCACCATCATGATCTCAAACATACCAGTTTCCCCTAGTGGAACTTCCACCATTCCCGACCCCTGGCATTTGTAGCCGCTAGTACACGGGCAATCGTAGAACAAACCAGACGTGCCTGTCGAGAGCTCGTGCACAAAGCACTCTGAAATAATCAATTTGATCAATCTGATTTTAATTTCAAGTAACTCTCTCCATGCACCTTTTATTAGTTTCTAATAAATCAGCTTCAAGTCTATCTTTTGCTAATACACACCACGATATAGCGAAAATATATAGGGATTGAAAACGAAATACTAGAGCCACTGGTGCCGTTTTTGTGACAACTGCCGTCAACAAAGCGCATGTGTCGTGTTTCCAAATGTTCGACGACGGTACGGCGGCGACCATCCGGCTGGTAGAAACTTACGCAGCACTCATCAGCCGCGCATTGCGCGCTGGTGGAGCAATACACCTCGAGCTGCTCGGTAGTGGGGAATGCCTGGATCAGGGAATTGTGTAGTGTAAAAGTCGCGGTATTGCTGGTCGTGTTTGCGTGTATTCCAATTGACTGGGTGAGGACACAGTGGTTAGcctgtggctatgatattaataagtacgaaaaattaaacttttctgaaaaaaaatcactatcaaataaatatataacaaggtatccaactcaaaatcaaccGAAAACAGGAAGCAT contains the following coding sequences:
- the LOC127879642 gene encoding uncharacterized protein LOC127879642 — its product is MKVVVVLAYLQGFATAFPTTEQLEVYCSTSAQCAADECCVSFYQPDGRRRTVVEHLETRHMRFVDGSCHKNGTSGSKCFVHELSTGTSGLFYDCPCTSGYKCQGSGMVEVPLGETGTCQVAAVTVTSTLHQPCASGADCSDNECCVNDDRPIGKRSLTMGYAHCQSMGLDGSGCLVRYGSGKPNGTVFRCPCSSGLTCHGNHVFDMPLGETGTCGA